DNA sequence from the Glycine soja cultivar W05 chromosome 18, ASM419377v2, whole genome shotgun sequence genome:
ATCCCCTGAAAATTACAAAAGGTACCAAAATTTACTGCTATAGTTTGTCTTTGTGAGTGACATTTTCATTAGATATTCTAAAACACGGTTTATTAGATTTTCGGGCACAATAGTTGGAGTAGAGGATATTTCCCCTCACTGGGTAAATTCAAATTGGCGATCTCTTAAGGTATTGTCATCTTTGACTATGAAATTGTcctcttattttttgttgttgtgtggtaTTCATCTATTCTTGTCATCTACTTCCAGGTTCAATGGGATGAACCTGCATCTTTTCCAAGACCTGATAGAGTTTTACCATGGGAGATAGAACCCATTCTGGCTTCTGTTCCTACTACATCATCTCAAACTGCTgctataaagaataaaaggcCACGGCAAGCAAGTGAACTTGCAGATCTTGGTGAGGAATTACCTCTTTTAATCCTTTCCAATTCTAAGTAAAACATCAATTTTGTCATTGAAATTGATATCAGTATCACCAATCAATTTGGTTCTTCATtatgaaaaaacaaatttaattcctAACTTTGGTAATGGGTCAATTTAGTTTCTATGATTAACATTATCAATCAATTTGGTCCCTAACAAAGAGAATTTAGTCCTTGACTATAGCTAAAGTCAGGAACTAAATTTTCCTTTTCATAATATCAAGGACTAAACTGACTAGTGATGCCAATTCACAGAATAAATtgttgttttaaataatatcaaGGACCAAAGTTCCAAGTGGTGCTAACTTCAGGGTCCAAATTGATGTTTAACTCTCCAATTCTTGTATCGATCAATCTTTCTTGACACTTGCATTTCATTTTCAAAGGAGACACACCATTAGCTTTCCCTACTTTCTGGGATGCTGGACTGACACAGTCTGATATGGCAAAACTTAGTGTCATGGCCGAAATCAAAAGGAGTGACAGTAGTTCCCATATGTGGCATCATAACAGTAAAAGCAGCAACAATGGTATATCAATGAATCAGACAGAAGCAAGTTGGCTATCTTCTCCTTCTCAATTATATCATGACACAACCGATGATAGCAAGAGCATCTCAGCTTGGCCTATTTCAAAACCTCACTCAGAGAGATTGAACAATGATCATTTCCTTGACCAGGTTGACAAGGAGATCAACAAAGTAGAGGCTGCTACAAGTTATAGATTGTTTGGGATTGACCTTATTGATCATGCAAGGAACAACTCTCTTTCTGCAGAGAATGCATCTGGAATCACCTCTGAGTGCAAAATTGATGTAAACCATGTGTCCGATATCTCAAAGGCTTCTAAAGAATGGAACCAAGAACAGCTACAACTATCTCCAAAAGAGACTCAAAGCAAACAAGTTTGTAGCAGAAGTTGCACTAAGGTGCTTGACATGTCACATGTGTTGCTTATTTAGATAATAAAGTTAGTTTTATAGTCTTGTATGAAAAATTACTGAAGTAAGCCTTTTGTTTCAAAACATGTCAAAAAGGTTCAAATGCAGGGGGTTGCAGTGGGTCGTGCCGTGGATTTGACCACATTGGATGGATATGATCAACTTGTAGATGAATTGGAGAAGATGTTTGACATAAAGGGACAACTTCAACTTAGGAATAAGTGGGAAATTGTCTTCACTGATGATGAAGGGGATATGATGCTTGTTGGTGATGATCCATGGCTGTGAGTATCTCTTTATACACAGTAATGTATAGTGCTGTTAAGAAAACGAGTAGTGCAGAAAGTGGaatgaaataagaaaattatattatatataaaaattgcaGGTGTAGAAGTTATTAAGAATCATGGACTTATACTCTTCAAGCTTTAGAACTTAATCGGAACATAAATACAAACTTGTTAGTaaaatggaagaagaatatAAGAGAGAAGTTTTAGAGATTTTGTTGGTTTATTTGGCACGAATGTTACTATTAAGAAAGAATAtgagagaaaaaaggaaagcacgaaagagattgaaaaaaagaatcagAGATATGGGTGAAGCTTAATGGGAATAGTGAAGAGGGAAAGTGTAATATGATTAGGTaacaacatttttaatatttttgttgatcactggatatgttttatttgtttgattgtaaTGCATGCTAAAGTTAAATTACAATAAGTCTGGTAATTTTGGGATGAAAAAATGGAGAATGCCTACTTTTCTTTGTTAATAGAATAGATAATATTGTAAACTAACCATCATTAAACTTCCTTGTTTATATGAACCAATTATTAACAACTTCTTTCTCACTATTAATATAAATACCATATATATTGATTGGTATTATTATGTTCTTTCAGTGAATTCTGTAAAATGGTGAGAAGAATCTTCATTTATTCAAGCCAGGATGTGCACAA
Encoded proteins:
- the LOC114396456 gene encoding auxin response factor 9-like isoform X1; translation: MSLNRGGGGEEDELYEQLWKACAGPHVEVPRTGQRVFYFPQGHMEQLEVSTNQELNQRIPLFKLPSKILCRVVNVHLLAEQETDEVYAQITLVPESNQAEPMSPDPCPAELPSPRVHSFCKVLTASDTSTHGGFSVLRKHATECLPALDMSKSTPTQELVAKDLQGYEWRFKHIFRGQPRRHLLTTGWSNFVTSKRLVAGDTFVFLRGNNGELRVGVRRIAPVQSSMPSSVISSQSMHLGVLATASHAVATQTLFVVYYKPRASQFIVSVNKYLEAINQKCNVGMRFKTRFEGDESPENYKRFSGTIVGVEDISPHWVNSNWRSLKVQWDEPASFPRPDRVLPWEIEPILASVPTTSSQTAAIKNKRPRQASELADLGDTPLAFPTFWDAGLTQSDMAKLSVMAEIKRSDSSSHMWHHNSKSSNNGISMNQTEASWLSSPSQLYHDTTDDSKSISAWPISKPHSERLNNDHFLDQVDKEINKVEAATSYRLFGIDLIDHARNNSLSAENASGITSECKIDVNHVSDISKASKEWNQEQLQLSPKETQSKQVCSRSCTKVQMQGVAVGRAVDLTTLDGYDQLVDELEKMFDIKGQLQLRNKWEIVFTDDEGDMMLVGDDPWLEFCKMVRRIFIYSSQDVHKLSSGSKLPISSMEEIVTSLDTTET
- the LOC114396456 gene encoding auxin response factor 9-like isoform X2, coding for MSPDPCPAELPSPRVHSFCKVLTASDTSTHGGFSVLRKHATECLPALDMSKSTPTQELVAKDLQGYEWRFKHIFRGQPRRHLLTTGWSNFVTSKRLVAGDTFVFLRGNNGELRVGVRRIAPVQSSMPSSVISSQSMHLGVLATASHAVATQTLFVVYYKPRASQFIVSVNKYLEAINQKCNVGMRFKTRFEGDESPENYKRFSGTIVGVEDISPHWVNSNWRSLKVQWDEPASFPRPDRVLPWEIEPILASVPTTSSQTAAIKNKRPRQASELADLGDTPLAFPTFWDAGLTQSDMAKLSVMAEIKRSDSSSHMWHHNSKSSNNGISMNQTEASWLSSPSQLYHDTTDDSKSISAWPISKPHSERLNNDHFLDQVDKEINKVEAATSYRLFGIDLIDHARNNSLSAENASGITSECKIDVNHVSDISKASKEWNQEQLQLSPKETQSKQVCSRSCTKVQMQGVAVGRAVDLTTLDGYDQLVDELEKMFDIKGQLQLRNKWEIVFTDDEGDMMLVGDDPWLEFCKMVRRIFIYSSQDVHKLSSGSKLPISSMEEIVTSLDTTET